Proteins encoded within one genomic window of Patescibacteria group bacterium:
- a CDS encoding HAD-IC family P-type ATPase, with product MAKKQKQNKLTEVQAKEILWYSFSVERTFKKLKTNKNGLTAEEAVKRLKQGAPNKLPEEKPLSWLFILLNQFKSPLVFILIIAAVVSLVLKEFIDMGIISAAVIINTIVGFIQEFKANRAISHLKKLVQRKAKVLRDEVEIEVDVSQLVLGDIILIEAGDRIPADGRLLEAMNLQLVEAALTGESLPSKKSSRQLKEGAALADRENIVFMGTSVMNGRGKAVVCATGKMTELGKIATLVKQTEDEKTPLQDKLAYFSKMLGIIVLAICFLIFILGFTRGRPPFEMFETAVAVAVAAIPEGLLVSVTVVLAIGMQRILKKKALVRKLIAAETLGSTTVICSDKTGTLTEGKMQVTKLIAGLGELCGENDGVKAGEKSQAKTHELVLKIGLLCNNAAVENPKDKLKDWSVLGMPTEVALLLAAIHAGLNLDDIQKHLPRLDELPFDSEKKFMATLHRVVKKEYFMAVKGAPEEILARSAFVDTDHGAKELTPALKKKIKENFEKMTRQGLRVLAVGYKSINQENKKTKNQNKSEKQKDKGKILADEMVKDITFVGLVALKDPLRAEAKEAIGLCKSAGIRPVIITGDHRLTAQAVACEIGIPARSKNILTGKELDSLNDKELKKAVAFVDIFARVSPHHKLRIIDALQDRGEVVAMTGDGVNDAPAIKAADIGLALGSGTDVAKGAADMVLLDDNYKTIVSAVEQGRIIFDNIKKIILYLLCGGFSEMILITGALILGLPLPLTAAQILWINLVTDGFPNIALTVEPGEKDIMDEPPRKKERIFDTEMKVLIFIIGIITDLLLFGIYFYLLGRTADLVHIQTMIFAALGTSSLFYVFSCKSIRHSIFSTKIFSNMWLIVAVISALGLQVIAIYLPFFQKILGTIPLNTEDWILVVLVGVINILAIEFGKWIFIVRRRHHKRELT from the coding sequence ATGGCAAAAAAGCAAAAGCAAAACAAACTAACAGAAGTTCAAGCCAAAGAAATCCTTTGGTATAGTTTTTCAGTTGAAAGAACGTTTAAGAAATTAAAGACGAATAAGAACGGTTTGACTGCTGAAGAAGCAGTAAAGAGGCTTAAACAAGGGGCCCCCAACAAATTGCCGGAAGAAAAGCCGCTTTCATGGCTTTTTATTTTACTTAATCAATTTAAAAGTCCTCTGGTTTTTATTTTAATAATTGCTGCCGTTGTTTCGCTTGTGCTTAAAGAGTTTATTGATATGGGCATTATTTCCGCAGCTGTTATAATCAATACCATTGTTGGTTTTATCCAAGAGTTCAAAGCCAATCGAGCCATTAGTCATTTAAAAAAATTAGTTCAACGAAAAGCTAAAGTATTGAGAGATGAGGTAGAGATAGAAGTCGATGTTTCTCAATTAGTGCTAGGTGATATTATTTTGATTGAGGCCGGGGATCGGATTCCGGCGGACGGAAGGTTGCTGGAGGCAATGAATTTACAGCTTGTTGAAGCCGCCTTGACTGGGGAATCTTTGCCTTCAAAAAAATCATCTCGTCAACTTAAAGAGGGAGCGGCTTTAGCAGACCGAGAGAATATAGTATTTATGGGTACAAGTGTTATGAATGGTCGGGGTAAGGCTGTAGTTTGCGCGACCGGGAAGATGACAGAGCTTGGCAAGATCGCTACTTTAGTTAAACAAACGGAAGACGAAAAAACGCCCCTGCAGGATAAGCTGGCTTATTTTAGCAAGATGTTGGGTATTATTGTATTGGCAATTTGTTTTTTGATTTTTATTCTGGGTTTTACCCGTGGTCGACCTCCATTCGAGATGTTTGAAACAGCCGTGGCCGTTGCGGTAGCGGCTATCCCCGAAGGGTTGCTGGTTTCGGTTACTGTAGTGCTGGCAATTGGGATGCAGCGGATTTTGAAAAAGAAGGCGCTGGTGCGCAAGTTGATTGCCGCAGAAACTTTGGGCAGTACCACGGTCATTTGTTCTGACAAAACTGGAACCCTAACCGAGGGCAAAATGCAGGTGACTAAATTAATAGCCGGGCTTGGTGAGTTATGCGGAGAAAATGATGGAGTTAAGGCTGGAGAGAAAAGCCAAGCCAAAACTCATGAACTAGTCTTAAAGATTGGCCTTTTGTGCAATAATGCCGCAGTGGAAAATCCTAAAGACAAGCTCAAAGATTGGTCGGTCTTGGGTATGCCAACAGAAGTAGCCTTGCTTTTAGCCGCGATTCACGCCGGTTTAAATCTGGACGATATCCAGAAACATCTGCCGCGTTTGGACGAGTTGCCGTTTGACTCGGAAAAAAAGTTTATGGCAACTTTGCATCGGGTGGTGAAGAAAGAATATTTTATGGCGGTTAAGGGGGCGCCGGAAGAGATTTTAGCTCGCTCTGCTTTTGTTGACACTGATCACGGCGCCAAAGAGTTAACCCCAGCCCTGAAGAAAAAAATTAAAGAAAATTTTGAAAAAATGACCCGTCAGGGTTTGCGAGTTTTGGCGGTGGGTTATAAATCAATAAATCAAGAAAACAAGAAAACAAAAAATCAAAATAAATCAGAAAAACAAAAAGATAAAGGCAAAATTTTAGCTGATGAAATGGTTAAAGATATAACATTTGTGGGTTTAGTGGCCTTAAAAGACCCCTTAAGGGCAGAGGCCAAGGAAGCTATTGGGCTTTGCAAGAGCGCGGGTATCCGGCCGGTGATTATTACTGGCGACCATAGATTAACTGCGCAGGCCGTAGCTTGTGAGATTGGTATTCCAGCCCGGAGTAAAAATATTCTTACGGGCAAAGAACTTGATTCTTTGAATGATAAAGAACTTAAGAAGGCGGTAGCCTTTGTTGACATTTTTGCTCGAGTCAGCCCTCATCATAAATTGCGCATTATTGATGCCCTGCAGGATAGAGGCGAGGTTGTGGCCATGACTGGCGATGGTGTTAATGATGCGCCGGCCATTAAGGCTGCGGATATTGGTTTGGCTTTAGGAAGCGGCACGGACGTGGCCAAAGGCGCGGCAGATATGGTTTTGTTGGATGATAATTACAAGACCATTGTCTCGGCGGTGGAGCAGGGTAGGATTATTTTTGATAATATTAAAAAGATTATTTTATATTTACTTTGTGGTGGTTTTTCAGAAATGATATTGATCACTGGCGCCTTAATTTTAGGTCTGCCGCTGCCGCTTACTGCCGCTCAAATTTTATGGATAAATTTAGTTACTGATGGTTTTCCTAATATTGCTTTAACAGTGGAGCCCGGAGAGAAAGATATTATGGATGAGCCGCCGCGAAAAAAAGAACGAATCTTCGACACCGAGATGAAAGTACTGATATTTATCATCGGTATTATAACAGACCTTCTACTTTTTGGAATTTATTTTTATCTTTTAGGTCGCACGGCAGATTTAGTGCATATTCAAACTATGATTTTTGCGGCCCTCGGTACTAGTTCTTTGTTTTATGTTTTTTCCTGCAAAAGCATTAGGCATTCGATTTTTAGCACTAAGATTTTTTCGAATATGTGGTTGATAGTGGCAGTGATTTCAGCTTTAGGACTGCAGGTGATTGCGATTTATTTGCCGTTTTTTCAGAAGATTTTAGGGACGATTCCATTGAACACGGAGGATTGGATTTTAGTAGTTTTGGTGGGGGTTATCAATATTTTAGCCATTGAGTTTGGGAAGTGGATTTTTATTGTGCGGCGGCGGCATCATAAGCGAGAGTTGACCTGA
- a CDS encoding sodium:calcium antiporter has protein sequence MLIFYTISFLISCYVLARSGAQVVKSLTRIAAHYELSEFLVAFILVSFATTAPELFIGISSAFSKSTSLSLGNLVGANIINITLVIGLAAVLGRGIEIGTRIAQKDVYYTIIMLLIPVLLFIDQTLSRVDGLLLLLIFLLYLVHLFHSYQKRLPVFVIKALNMLRIPINGEQFHQEFETPSGKERTPREIIIESFWLVIAMLLLIVSARIIVYLGIELAGILNLPIVLLGLIIVSIGTTLPELTFGIRAVMAGRKEMILGNLFGSMTINLVFILGVVALLQPIALSFEAFRLFLVSALCMFLVLGLFSVFIRTKSKLSWQEGMVLVMCYVVFVIVVFLMR, from the coding sequence ATGCTTATCTTCTATACAATCTCCTTCCTCATCTCCTGCTACGTCCTCGCCCGTAGCGGGGCTCAGGTGGTGAAATCATTAACGCGCATTGCCGCGCATTATGAACTAAGCGAGTTTTTGGTTGCTTTTATTTTAGTTAGCTTTGCCACGACGGCGCCGGAGTTGTTTATTGGTATTTCTTCGGCATTTTCTAAATCTACCAGCCTTTCGCTGGGAAATCTGGTAGGCGCTAATATTATTAATATTACCTTGGTGATTGGCTTAGCGGCGGTTTTGGGCCGGGGCATTGAGATTGGCACTAGAATTGCCCAAAAAGACGTTTATTATACTATCATCATGCTCCTGATTCCAGTTTTGCTTTTTATTGACCAGACACTTTCCCGGGTTGATGGTTTATTACTTTTGTTAATCTTCTTACTTTATTTGGTGCACTTGTTCCATTCTTATCAAAAGCGATTGCCTGTTTTTGTTATCAAAGCTTTAAACATGCTGCGGATCCCTATTAATGGCGAGCAATTTCATCAGGAATTTGAAACTCCAAGCGGCAAGGAAAGAACCCCAAGAGAGATTATTATAGAGTCTTTTTGGCTTGTCATTGCTATGCTTCTGCTTATTGTTAGTGCCAGGATAATTGTTTATTTAGGTATTGAGCTGGCTGGTATTTTGAATTTGCCGATTGTGCTTCTTGGCTTAATAATTGTCTCTATTGGCACAACTTTGCCGGAGTTGACTTTTGGTATTCGGGCGGTTATGGCCGGCCGAAAAGAGATGATATTGGGAAATTTATTTGGGAGCATGACTATAAATTTAGTCTTTATTTTAGGGGTTGTTGCCTTACTTCAACCAATTGCATTGTCGTTCGAGGCTTTTCGGCTCTTTTTAGTTAGTGCTTTATGCATGTTTTTAGTGTTGGGACTTTTTTCAGTTTTTATTCGGACTAAGTCAAAACTTTCTTGGCAGGAGGGGATGGTGTTGGTGATGTGTTATGTGGTTTTTGTAATCGTTGTTTTTTTAATGAGATAA